The following are encoded in a window of Flavobacterium psychrotrophum genomic DNA:
- a CDS encoding outer membrane beta-barrel protein, producing MKKILFSVSALLAFGVMSAQEESSTPGFHKGDAFITGSVSFNSQKTGEQKNNGFTIAPSAAYFVSNNIAIGATIRYAHNKYEVDDVADSKSTASGITAGLFGRYYFTPENRLSFFGHLEANYTSSKVENLAGTDKANGFGVLLGPGVNYFISDHFALETTFGAISYGSRKPDGGTKTDNFAVNLNLSNIYLGAVYKF from the coding sequence ATGAAAAAAATTCTATTTTCAGTAAGTGCCTTATTGGCATTTGGCGTAATGAGCGCCCAGGAAGAATCGTCAACCCCTGGCTTTCATAAAGGCGATGCCTTTATTACAGGCTCTGTATCTTTTAACTCCCAAAAAACGGGCGAACAAAAAAACAATGGATTTACTATTGCTCCATCTGCAGCCTATTTTGTAAGCAATAATATTGCAATAGGAGCTACAATAAGGTACGCACATAATAAGTATGAGGTTGATGATGTAGCAGATTCTAAAAGTACTGCAAGCGGTATCACAGCAGGGCTTTTTGGACGTTATTATTTTACACCAGAAAACAGGCTGTCTTTCTTTGGGCATCTTGAAGCAAATTATACTTCGAGTAAAGTTGAAAACCTGGCAGGGACTGACAAGGCAAATGGTTTTGGGGTATTGCTGGGACCAGGTGTTAACTACTTTATATCAGACCATTTTGCACTCGAAACAACTTTTGGGGCAATTAGTTATGGTTCAAGAAAGCCTGATGGAGGCACAAAAACCGATAATTTTGCTGTAAACCTAAACCTTAGTAATATTTATCTGGGTGCGGTTTACAAATTTTAA
- a CDS encoding response regulator transcription factor: protein MFKKILIAEDIDSVSLGLKTWLASQYPNADIRSTKYCDEALLKVKRSVAENAPFDLVISDLTFTEDHLPATIKTGEELIVLIKKLLPKSKIIVYSIYDNPQRIYNVFHNLEINAFIAKGRNSIDEFAEALNMLYTSEATFISPHLLQWVEETNHTDISDDDILLLQWLARGISQKDMSIKLQELNKSYQNIASVEKKLKRLKQMLNASSSIQLIANAKDLGII from the coding sequence ATGTTTAAAAAAATACTTATTGCAGAAGATATAGACAGTGTTAGCCTGGGCCTTAAAACATGGCTTGCATCTCAATACCCAAATGCAGATATCCGGAGTACAAAATATTGTGATGAAGCCTTACTTAAAGTAAAACGCTCAGTGGCCGAGAATGCCCCTTTTGACCTTGTTATAAGCGATCTTACTTTTACCGAAGATCATTTACCTGCTACTATAAAAACCGGAGAAGAACTCATAGTACTTATTAAAAAGCTATTACCTAAGTCTAAAATAATAGTATATTCTATATACGATAATCCGCAACGTATTTATAATGTATTTCATAACCTCGAAATAAATGCCTTTATAGCAAAGGGCAGAAACAGTATTGACGAATTTGCTGAAGCACTAAACATGCTCTATACGAGCGAAGCCACTTTTATATCTCCGCATCTTCTGCAATGGGTAGAAGAAACAAATCACACAGATATTAGCGACGACGATATACTCTTACTACAATGGCTAGCCCGGGGAATAAGCCAAAAAGATATGAGCATTAAACTACAAGAGCTAAATAAATCATACCAAAATATAGCCAGTGTAGAAAAAAAACTAAAACGTCTAAAACAAATGCTGAATGCTTCCAGCAGTATACAACTGATAGCCAACGCTAAAGACCTGGGCATCATTTAA
- a CDS encoding sensor histidine kinase: MGFFNIAYGCTTGLLTDFLPINILCTATPFLFHQPTQQHRYQRLLDQSQDSNRILLTALIMAILFSAIVVYLLREQHKKEKLLAAYITEKRIARKLHDEIANELYGTILMVSNSTVIAGKGKEQLLEQLDSIYKSTRDISRQNIEIDTGLHYPVQLRLLLKMYSSETVRINVKGFDDIPWDKLSEIQKITTFRILQEMMVNMKKHSNATLVFIDLKNTPGIITISYSDNGIGIDCKSDIHINYIQGIKNRLATIDGDITIDKNRNKGFHISFSFKK, encoded by the coding sequence ATGGGCTTTTTTAATATTGCTTACGGATGTACTACAGGACTACTAACTGATTTTTTGCCCATAAACATTTTATGTACGGCGACTCCATTTCTATTCCATCAACCCACACAACAGCACCGTTACCAGCGGCTGTTAGACCAGTCTCAGGATAGTAATCGCATATTGCTTACCGCGCTTATAATGGCTATACTTTTCTCTGCCATTGTGGTTTACCTGCTAAGGGAACAACATAAGAAAGAAAAGCTACTGGCAGCATATATTACAGAAAAGCGTATAGCAAGAAAACTGCACGACGAAATAGCCAATGAACTCTATGGCACTATTTTAATGGTTAGTAACAGTACCGTTATAGCCGGCAAGGGTAAAGAGCAGCTTTTAGAACAACTGGACAGTATATATAAAAGCACCCGCGATATTTCCAGACAAAACATAGAGATTGATACTGGGCTACACTATCCTGTGCAATTAAGGCTGCTACTTAAAATGTACAGTTCAGAAACCGTACGCATCAATGTAAAAGGCTTTGATGATATACCGTGGGACAAATTATCTGAAATACAAAAGATAACTACTTTCAGGATATTGCAGGAAATGATGGTAAACATGAAAAAACACAGTAACGCCACACTAGTGTTTATAGATCTTAAAAACACTCCCGGCATCATAACTATATCTTACTCAGACAATGGTATAGGCATAGACTGTAAAAGTGATATCCATATAAACTACATACAGGGAATAAAAAACCGGCTGGCAACTATTGATGGTGACATAACAATAGATAAAAACCGTAATAAAGGATTCCATATTTCATTTAGTTTTAAAAAGTAG
- a CDS encoding peptide chain release factor 3, which yields MSFKDEIARRRTFGIISHPDAGKTTLTEKLLLFGGAIQEAGAVKSNKIKKGATSDFMEIERQRGISVSTSVLAFNYKDKKINILDTPGHKDFAEDTFRTLTAVDSVIVVIDVAKGVEEQTEKLVAVCRMRNIPMLVFINKLDREGKDAFDLMDEVEQKLGLRVTPLSFPIGMGYDFQGIYNIWEKNINLFSGDSRKNIEETIAFNDVNTPELDELIGEKPAQRLREELELIDEVYPQFDRQEYLDGKLQPVFFGSALNNFGVRELLDCFIEIAPSPRPKESDTRLVNPDENKFSGFVFKIHANMDPKHRDRLAFIKIVSGTFERNKPYLHVRHNKNLKFSSPNAFFAERKEIVDISYPGDIVGLHDTGNFKIGDTLTEGENMSFKGIPSFSPEHFRYINNADPMKAKQLEKGIDQLMDEGVAQLFTLEMNNRKVIGTVGALQYEVIQYRLEHEYGAKCSYELFPAYKACWIQPEDPKNEEFAEFKRIKQKFLAKDKFGQLVFLADSEFSIQMTQSKYPSVKLFFTSEF from the coding sequence ATGAGTTTTAAAGACGAGATTGCAAGAAGAAGGACGTTTGGTATTATATCGCACCCCGATGCCGGTAAAACAACACTTACAGAAAAGTTACTACTTTTTGGTGGTGCTATACAGGAGGCCGGTGCGGTTAAGAGCAACAAGATCAAGAAAGGCGCTACGAGCGATTTTATGGAAATTGAGCGCCAGCGTGGTATATCTGTATCTACATCGGTACTTGCGTTTAATTATAAAGACAAGAAAATCAACATCCTCGATACTCCGGGGCACAAGGATTTTGCCGAAGATACCTTTCGTACGCTTACTGCTGTAGATAGTGTTATTGTGGTAATTGACGTTGCAAAGGGTGTGGAAGAGCAGACAGAAAAACTGGTAGCGGTATGCCGTATGCGAAACATACCCATGCTGGTCTTCATCAATAAACTGGACCGTGAGGGTAAAGATGCCTTTGACCTGATGGACGAGGTAGAGCAAAAGCTGGGCCTTAGGGTTACCCCGCTAAGCTTCCCTATAGGTATGGGTTACGATTTTCAGGGTATTTATAACATCTGGGAAAAGAACATCAACCTGTTTAGTGGCGACAGCCGCAAAAACATTGAAGAAACCATTGCCTTTAATGATGTTAACACACCTGAGCTGGATGAGCTTATTGGCGAAAAGCCTGCTCAAAGGCTGCGTGAAGAGCTGGAACTGATAGACGAGGTATACCCACAATTTGACCGCCAGGAATATCTTGATGGCAAACTACAGCCGGTATTCTTTGGTTCGGCATTAAACAACTTTGGTGTACGCGAACTGTTAGATTGCTTTATAGAGATTGCGCCTTCGCCAAGGCCAAAAGAAAGCGATACCCGTCTGGTAAATCCTGACGAAAATAAATTTAGCGGTTTTGTATTTAAGATCCATGCCAACATGGACCCTAAGCACCGCGACCGCCTGGCGTTCATAAAGATCGTATCCGGCACCTTTGAGCGTAACAAGCCTTACCTGCACGTACGCCACAATAAAAACCTGAAGTTTAGCAGCCCTAATGCATTCTTTGCCGAAAGGAAAGAAATTGTAGACATCTCCTACCCCGGCGATATTGTAGGCTTGCACGATACCGGAAACTTTAAGATAGGCGATACTCTTACCGAAGGCGAAAATATGAGCTTTAAGGGTATACCAAGCTTTAGCCCGGAACATTTCCGCTACATAAACAACGCCGACCCTATGAAGGCCAAGCAGCTTGAAAAAGGTATTGACCAGCTAATGGACGAAGGTGTTGCACAGCTCTTTACCCTCGAAATGAACAACCGTAAGGTTATAGGTACCGTAGGTGCACTACAATATGAGGTTATACAGTACAGGCTGGAGCATGAATATGGCGCTAAATGTTCTTACGAACTTTTCCCGGCTTACAAAGCCTGCTGGATACAACCCGAAGACCCTAAAAACGAAGAATTTGCTGAATTTAAAAGGATTAAGCAAAAGTTTTTGGCTAAAGATAAATTCGGTCAGTTAGTATTTTTGGCTGACTCAGAATTCTCGATCCAGATGACACAATCAAAATATCCGAGTGTAAAATTATTTTTTACGTCAGAATTTTAG
- a CDS encoding response regulator transcription factor, with product MPFKIRHVLIIEDVDSIILGLKTILQDMPYCTAATAKTADEALYSIKKSVETHNPFDLVIADFSFSRNIPGNSPKKEQVFIEKVKELLPNCKIIVYSADRKPYLINNLINKKLINGFIAKDRDSLNLFPRVIKHFEAGNNIYLNQQLHPIMERYNSTDIEEYDVTLLELLASGSTQADISTILKNKGVTSSVSSIEKRINRLKILLAAQNTIHLIAIAKDDGII from the coding sequence ATGCCTTTTAAAATAAGACATGTTTTAATTATTGAAGATGTAGATAGTATAATCCTTGGCCTTAAAACCATATTACAGGATATGCCATACTGTACAGCGGCCACAGCAAAAACAGCCGATGAGGCACTTTACTCAATAAAAAAATCTGTCGAAACGCATAATCCGTTTGATCTTGTTATTGCTGATTTTTCATTTAGCAGAAACATTCCAGGCAATTCGCCTAAAAAAGAACAGGTGTTTATTGAAAAGGTAAAAGAGTTGTTACCTAATTGCAAAATCATTGTTTACTCTGCAGACAGAAAGCCATATCTTATAAATAATCTTATAAACAAGAAGCTTATAAATGGTTTTATAGCTAAAGACCGAGACAGCTTAAACTTGTTTCCGAGGGTAATAAAGCATTTTGAAGCGGGTAATAATATATACTTAAACCAGCAATTGCACCCCATAATGGAGCGATACAACAGTACCGACATTGAAGAATATGATGTTACCCTGCTAGAACTCCTGGCTTCAGGCAGCACACAGGCAGATATAAGCACCATACTAAAAAATAAGGGAGTAACATCCAGCGTAAGCAGTATAGAGAAAAGAATCAATAGGTTAAAAATATTATTAGCAGCACAAAACACAATACATCTTATAGCCATAGCTAAAGATGACGGTATAATATAA
- a CDS encoding PorP/SprF family type IX secretion system membrane protein: MGSTTPVLKKYFSLLLLMAGLSAFAQQEPQYTQYMYNTLTVNPGYTGSPGVLQANLLHRTQWVGISGAPQTQAFSIHSPWSEYYEHIGVGLSVVNDRIGPSDEVFADGNFSYALKMGDEGKLAFGLKAGVRVLSIDWSRGRYYQEGDPLLNKNINNKINPSIGAGLYYYTDTWYAGVSVPNFMQNNYYDDVQETVRADRLHYYVIGGYVFDLSENVKFKPAVLGKIVTGAPITADFSANFLLQEVLTLGAGYRWDDAVSGLLGIQVSRNFFVGYSYDYSVTDLNKYNNGSHEFMVRFEVAPKTKRIKSPRFF; the protein is encoded by the coding sequence ATGGGGAGCACTACACCGGTCTTAAAAAAATACTTCTCCTTATTACTGCTCATGGCAGGGCTTAGCGCCTTTGCCCAGCAGGAGCCTCAGTATACACAATATATGTACAATACCCTTACGGTAAACCCAGGTTATACGGGTTCGCCGGGTGTGTTGCAGGCTAACCTTTTACACCGCACCCAATGGGTGGGCATAAGCGGCGCTCCGCAAACGCAGGCGTTTAGCATACACAGCCCGTGGAGCGAATATTACGAGCACATTGGCGTAGGCCTTAGTGTGGTTAACGACCGCATTGGCCCTAGTGATGAGGTATTTGCCGATGGTAACTTTAGCTATGCTTTAAAGATGGGCGATGAGGGTAAACTTGCTTTTGGGCTTAAAGCCGGGGTGCGTGTACTAAGTATCGACTGGAGCCGTGGGCGCTACTACCAGGAGGGCGACCCGTTGCTTAATAAAAACATCAATAACAAAATAAATCCTAGCATAGGAGCAGGACTTTATTATTATACCGATACGTGGTATGCGGGTGTGTCTGTGCCTAATTTTATGCAAAACAATTATTATGATGATGTGCAGGAAACCGTAAGGGCAGACAGGTTGCATTATTATGTTATAGGTGGTTATGTATTTGACCTGTCTGAAAATGTAAAATTTAAGCCGGCTGTGCTGGGCAAAATTGTCACCGGTGCGCCCATAACCGCAGATTTTTCGGCTAACTTTTTATTGCAGGAAGTGCTAACGCTGGGTGCAGGCTATCGTTGGGACGATGCTGTTAGCGGGCTGCTCGGTATACAGGTGTCCCGCAACTTTTTTGTAGGCTATAGTTATGACTATAGTGTTACAGATCTTAATAAATATAATAACGGCTCGCACGAGTTTATGGTGCGCTTTGAAGTAGCTCCTAAAACCAAACGTATAAAATCGCCCCGCTTTTTTTAA